Proteins from a single region of Elusimicrobiota bacterium:
- a CDS encoding MerR family transcriptional regulator gives MTEEIRPLLPDKEFFTVSEVSRAAQVPVHTLRYWEAQFRMLRPVRRASGHRRYARRDVELVLRIKDLLRNRKMTVAGARKALLERARAAKPSEDAALQGARMNTQALRILRDVRDEVRALADELA, from the coding sequence GTGACCGAAGAGATCCGCCCGCTGCTGCCGGACAAGGAGTTCTTCACCGTCAGCGAGGTGAGCCGCGCCGCGCAGGTCCCCGTCCACACCCTGCGCTACTGGGAGGCGCAGTTCCGCATGCTGCGGCCGGTGCGCCGCGCGAGCGGGCATCGCCGCTACGCGCGCCGCGACGTGGAACTCGTCCTGCGGATCAAGGATCTGCTGCGCAACCGCAAGATGACCGTGGCCGGGGCGCGCAAAGCCCTGCTCGAGCGCGCGCGCGCGGCGAAGCCCTCCGAGGACGCAGCACTCCAGGGCGCCCGCATGAACACCCAGGCCCTGCGGATCCTGCGCGACGTGCGCGACGAAGTGCGCGCGCTCGCGGACGAGCTGGCCTGA
- the lysA gene encoding diaminopimelate decarboxylase, with protein MNEVFERRRGVLHADGVSVERIARAAGTPVYVYSASEIRRRLRAFRSAFAAREHLVCYALKANSNLAVCRVLAREGAGADIVSGGELARALEAGIEPGRIVYSGVGKTESEMRRALRAGILAFNVESAEEAEALAAVARRLGRSAPFAVRLNPDVDAHTHAHVTTGRYGNKFGLPLPEALAVYRRSLRTRGLRAVGIQCHIGSQVQRVAPYRAALSALLEAVSAVEAAGVRLRHVDVGGGMGIAYSGGRDMRPEELAKVLLPSLRGRPDLRLLLEPGRWLVGPAGLLLTKVLFRKSGGGRRFLIVDAAMNDLLRPALYGAHHAIVPVRQRAGRCERSDVVGPVCESADFLAKDHLLAPQRPGDFLAVLQSGAYGFSMSSQYNSRPRAAEVLVDGGRWRVARRREDYEDLVRNER; from the coding sequence ATGAACGAAGTTTTCGAGCGTCGTCGCGGAGTCCTCCACGCGGACGGGGTTTCCGTCGAGCGCATCGCCCGGGCCGCGGGGACGCCGGTCTACGTCTACTCGGCCTCCGAGATCCGCCGCCGGCTGCGCGCCTTCCGCTCCGCCTTCGCCGCGCGCGAGCATCTCGTCTGCTACGCGCTCAAGGCCAACTCGAACCTGGCCGTCTGCCGCGTCCTCGCGCGCGAGGGCGCCGGCGCCGACATCGTCTCGGGCGGCGAGCTCGCGCGCGCCCTCGAGGCCGGGATCGAGCCCGGGAGGATCGTCTACTCCGGAGTCGGCAAGACCGAGAGCGAGATGCGCCGCGCGCTGCGCGCCGGCATCCTCGCCTTCAACGTCGAGTCCGCCGAGGAGGCGGAGGCGCTCGCGGCGGTCGCGCGGCGTCTGGGGCGCTCTGCGCCCTTCGCCGTGCGTCTGAACCCCGATGTGGACGCGCACACGCACGCCCACGTCACGACCGGGCGCTACGGCAACAAGTTCGGGCTCCCGCTGCCGGAAGCCCTGGCGGTCTACCGCCGCTCCCTGCGGACCCGGGGCCTGCGGGCCGTCGGCATCCAGTGCCACATCGGTTCCCAGGTCCAGCGGGTGGCGCCTTATCGCGCGGCGCTCTCGGCGCTGCTCGAGGCCGTCTCCGCCGTCGAGGCGGCGGGCGTGCGCCTGCGGCACGTCGACGTCGGCGGCGGCATGGGCATCGCCTATAGCGGAGGGCGTGATATGCGCCCCGAGGAGCTCGCGAAAGTCCTCCTCCCCTCCCTGCGCGGACGCCCCGACCTTCGCCTTCTGCTCGAGCCGGGCCGCTGGCTCGTCGGGCCGGCCGGCCTCCTGCTCACGAAGGTCCTCTTCCGCAAGAGCGGCGGAGGACGCCGCTTCCTCATCGTGGACGCGGCGATGAACGACCTCCTGCGCCCGGCGCTCTACGGCGCGCATCACGCGATCGTCCCGGTTCGACAGCGCGCCGGCCGCTGCGAGCGCAGCGACGTCGTCGGGCCGGTCTGCGAGAGCGCGGACTTCCTCGCCAAGGACCACCTTCTGGCGCCGCAGCGTCCCGGCGACTTCCTCGCCGTCCTGCAGAGCGGCGCTTACGGCTTCAGCATGAGCTCGCAGTACAACTCCCGTCCGCGCGCCGCCGAGGTCCTCGTCGACGGCGGCCGCTGGCGCGTCGCGCGCCGGCGCGAGGACTACGAGGACCTCGTCCGCAATGAGCGCTGA
- a CDS encoding acylphosphatase, which produces MRVHLRIRGRVQGVGFRFFALDTATRLGLSGWVRNLPDGGVEAEAEGDAADVESFVTELKAGPSYASVDAVERRETPPDGGKGFEIL; this is translated from the coding sequence ATGCGCGTGCACCTCCGCATCCGCGGCCGCGTCCAGGGAGTAGGGTTCCGCTTCTTCGCCCTCGACACGGCCACGCGTCTGGGCCTGAGCGGCTGGGTCCGGAACCTCCCCGACGGGGGGGTCGAGGCCGAAGCGGAGGGGGACGCCGCGGACGTGGAGTCGTTCGTCACCGAGCTGAAGGCGGGGCCGTCGTACGCGAGCGTGGACGCCGTCGAACGCCGCGAGACGCCCCCGGACGGCGGGAAGGGATTCGAGATTCTCTGA
- a CDS encoding HU family DNA-binding protein, translating into MNRLDIIKAVSKVLSTKGEAARAVETTFEVVRQALRGGEKVVISNFGTFRVKARQARLGRNPKTGDNVQVPPRKGVRFKASKNLLSP; encoded by the coding sequence ATGAACCGACTGGACATCATCAAGGCCGTTTCCAAAGTCCTCTCCACGAAGGGAGAAGCCGCCCGCGCCGTCGAGACCACCTTCGAGGTCGTCCGGCAGGCCCTGCGCGGGGGGGAGAAGGTCGTCATCTCGAACTTCGGGACCTTCCGCGTCAAGGCGCGCCAGGCCCGGCTCGGCCGCAACCCGAAGACCGGCGACAACGTCCAGGTGCCGCCCCGCAAGGGCGTACGCTTCAAGGCTTCGAAGAACCTCCTCTCGCCGTGA
- a CDS encoding bifunctional nuclease family protein, producing the protein MAKKEPPGEEPKDPKEAKEKDSKRVLPDEIEVRIYSLATTVNECIVFLEEAEGSRLLPIWIGLAEGQAIAIRFSGIVLPRPLTHDLLLSAIKTLGWNVEKVVVTDLRENTFYANIHLRRGAEERLVDSRPSDAIAVAVRAGCPMFVKKTVFERCQVLSKPISEQEVTKFREELKNIRPEDIFKDLKQKPPRGQGSGEKDEEGPDAPGKKGS; encoded by the coding sequence ATGGCCAAGAAAGAACCTCCCGGCGAGGAGCCGAAGGACCCGAAGGAAGCGAAAGAGAAGGACTCGAAGCGGGTCTTGCCCGACGAGATCGAGGTCCGCATCTACTCGCTGGCGACCACCGTCAACGAATGCATCGTCTTCCTCGAGGAGGCCGAGGGCAGCCGCCTGCTGCCCATCTGGATCGGCCTCGCCGAAGGGCAGGCCATCGCCATCCGCTTCTCCGGCATCGTGCTGCCCCGGCCGCTGACGCACGACCTCCTGCTCTCGGCGATCAAGACCCTGGGCTGGAACGTGGAGAAGGTCGTCGTCACCGACCTGCGGGAGAACACCTTCTACGCGAACATCCACCTGCGCCGCGGAGCGGAGGAGCGCCTCGTCGACTCGCGCCCCTCGGACGCCATCGCCGTCGCGGTCCGCGCCGGCTGTCCGATGTTCGTGAAGAAGACCGTCTTCGAGCGCTGCCAGGTGCTGAGCAAGCCCATCAGCGAGCAGGAGGTCACGAAGTTCCGCGAGGAGCTCAAGAACATCCGCCCCGAGGACATCTTCAAGGACCTCAAACAGAAGCCGCCGCGCGGCCAAGGTTCCGGCGAGAAGGACGAGGAGGGCCCGGACGCCCCGGGGAAGAAAGGATCATGA
- a CDS encoding class I SAM-dependent methyltransferase, which produces MSAEVPVEAGLYDERYYLENCGGSEFYARYGAEVLKPALAYSLRRSELRAGMRALDLGCGRGELLLHLRRAGVFAVGSDYAPEALKLARRVSGAEVQLCDAKRLPYADSSFDRAFFIGVIDHLHDGELERTFAELARVLRGDGFVVVHTCVNRLYYKKVSYRFRLRAARLLRRLGLPVREPSPPRSDEDERLHVNEHGYGDLARFFRRIGWRAEIEPLPNYKHRVRELYGEVGADFPLRAAPRWRTALYLGLLFRAPLDRLLAREFLVRAHPPARRGG; this is translated from the coding sequence ATGAGCGCTGAGGTCCCGGTCGAGGCCGGGCTTTACGACGAGCGCTATTACCTGGAGAACTGCGGGGGCTCGGAGTTCTACGCCCGCTACGGCGCCGAGGTCCTCAAGCCCGCGCTCGCCTACTCGCTGCGCCGCTCCGAGCTGCGCGCGGGGATGCGGGCGCTCGACCTCGGCTGCGGCCGCGGAGAGCTCCTTCTGCACCTGCGCCGCGCGGGCGTCTTCGCGGTCGGCTCCGACTACGCGCCCGAAGCTCTGAAGCTCGCCCGCCGGGTCTCCGGCGCGGAGGTCCAGCTCTGCGACGCGAAGCGCCTGCCCTACGCGGACTCCTCCTTCGACCGCGCCTTCTTCATCGGCGTCATCGACCATCTCCACGACGGGGAGCTCGAGCGCACCTTCGCCGAGCTGGCCCGGGTGCTGCGCGGGGACGGCTTCGTCGTCGTGCACACCTGCGTCAACCGCCTCTACTACAAGAAGGTCAGCTACCGCTTCCGCCTGCGCGCCGCCCGCCTCCTGCGCCGGCTCGGGCTGCCGGTGAGGGAGCCTTCACCGCCGCGCTCCGACGAGGACGAGCGCCTGCACGTCAACGAGCACGGCTACGGGGACCTCGCGCGCTTCTTCCGCCGCATCGGCTGGCGCGCCGAGATCGAGCCGCTGCCGAACTACAAGCACCGCGTCCGGGAGCTCTACGGGGAGGTCGGAGCCGACTTCCCTCTGCGCGCGGCCCCGCGCTGGCGGACGGCCCTCTATCTCGGCCTGCTCTTCCGGGCGCCGCTGGACCGCCTCCTCGCCCGGGAATTCCTCGTCCGCGCGCATCCGCCCGCGCGGAGGGGCGGGTGA
- a CDS encoding YfhO family protein, producing MKRPAGAALLLLPFAALLAVHAPLLRGGVYFTDDLTHITQPWRFLCAEALQRGMLPLWDPYAFFGLPLLGNMQAGALSPLAALFHVFPFTRALGPFLLLHYALALFWTWLWLRSRGFRGSAALAGASLFALGGYLTAYLQFPNLLATLAHLPALLLFAGRPLPFAFACADALLSGYPPVLGAGIAAVFAVSAAWPAPGSGGLRREWARTAAGAALGLALGAAVLFPGAELSRQSARVRDILPDWQRMAQSLRPYELTAFVHPAWTRRLMLAGQDRSERLETVTWDDGGAPRTFTFRSDYRDSLRDPAGLPVSTWKSVYVGFAGMALALAGLLLFAARSPGRAAAAAALLAAVALLVLGKHCGASSWLWEHCAPLWFIRGPARLGYLALAALVPLAALAVDRLARRSRAAAALCALVVIAELSSLAYGFYPALPADYYTTKGPLVERLQKELAGARYFLSTTGEVWALVDKDDRSPEYRRFRETIWRSYRQKLFGIVGASYHLAAAGGEYEPLLPAEATKVVEALRDSPKEELAARLRASGVRLYLDRREDPKSPLKPLGTTLWHVYGTPEEPVGALLVARERSPLLEGSFEDGAKTLRGAAWKRALRREDRVLAEGEAREGGTLFLSEPFYPGWEARVDGVKTERRRALGAFTSVEVPAGARRVELRYAPGSWRLGLALSLSLLTALLSGLWLRLRAF from the coding sequence GTGAAGCGCCCTGCCGGCGCCGCGCTGCTCCTGCTGCCCTTCGCCGCCCTCCTCGCCGTGCACGCTCCCCTGCTGCGCGGCGGGGTCTACTTCACCGACGACCTGACCCACATCACCCAGCCCTGGCGCTTCCTTTGCGCCGAGGCGCTCCAGCGAGGGATGCTCCCGCTCTGGGATCCCTACGCGTTCTTCGGCCTTCCGCTGCTCGGGAACATGCAGGCGGGCGCGCTGAGCCCGCTGGCGGCCCTCTTCCACGTCTTCCCGTTCACCCGGGCGCTGGGGCCCTTCCTGCTCCTCCACTACGCGCTGGCGCTGTTCTGGACCTGGCTCTGGCTGCGCAGCCGCGGTTTCCGCGGCAGCGCCGCGCTGGCGGGCGCCTCGCTCTTCGCGCTCGGAGGCTATCTGACGGCGTACCTGCAGTTCCCCAACCTCCTCGCGACGCTCGCGCATCTTCCCGCGCTCCTGCTCTTCGCCGGGCGGCCGCTGCCCTTCGCCTTCGCCTGCGCCGACGCGCTCCTCTCCGGCTATCCGCCCGTGCTGGGTGCGGGCATCGCGGCGGTCTTCGCCGTCTCGGCGGCCTGGCCGGCCCCGGGGAGCGGAGGGCTTCGTCGGGAGTGGGCCCGCACGGCGGCGGGAGCGGCGCTGGGCCTGGCGCTCGGCGCGGCGGTGCTCTTCCCCGGAGCCGAGCTCTCGAGGCAATCCGCGCGGGTCCGCGACATCCTTCCGGACTGGCAGAGGATGGCGCAGTCCCTGCGGCCCTACGAGCTCACGGCTTTCGTCCATCCCGCGTGGACGCGGCGGCTCATGCTCGCCGGGCAGGACCGTTCCGAGCGTCTCGAGACCGTGACCTGGGACGACGGCGGGGCGCCGAGGACCTTCACGTTCCGCTCGGACTATCGCGACTCGCTCCGCGACCCGGCGGGACTGCCCGTCTCCACCTGGAAGAGCGTCTACGTCGGCTTCGCCGGCATGGCCCTTGCGCTCGCGGGCCTGCTCCTCTTCGCCGCGCGCAGCCCCGGGCGCGCGGCGGCGGCGGCGGCCCTTCTCGCCGCGGTCGCGCTGCTCGTGCTCGGGAAGCACTGCGGAGCCTCGAGCTGGCTCTGGGAGCATTGCGCTCCGCTGTGGTTCATCCGGGGCCCGGCCCGGCTGGGCTACCTCGCGCTCGCCGCGCTCGTGCCGCTCGCCGCGCTCGCCGTCGACCGCCTCGCGCGGCGCTCGCGCGCAGCCGCCGCGCTCTGCGCCCTCGTCGTGATCGCAGAGCTCTCCTCGCTCGCGTACGGCTTCTACCCCGCCCTTCCCGCCGACTACTACACGACGAAGGGCCCGCTCGTCGAGCGGCTCCAGAAGGAGCTCGCCGGCGCGCGCTATTTCCTGTCGACCACCGGCGAGGTGTGGGCGCTCGTCGACAAGGACGACCGCTCGCCGGAGTATCGGCGCTTCCGCGAGACCATCTGGAGGAGCTACCGGCAGAAGCTCTTCGGCATCGTCGGGGCGTCCTACCACCTCGCTGCCGCGGGGGGGGAGTACGAGCCGCTGCTGCCCGCCGAGGCGACGAAGGTCGTCGAAGCCCTGAGGGACTCTCCGAAAGAGGAGCTGGCGGCCCGCTTGCGCGCGAGCGGGGTGCGCCTCTATCTGGACCGCCGGGAGGACCCGAAGAGTCCGCTCAAGCCCCTGGGAACGACCTTGTGGCACGTCTACGGGACGCCGGAAGAGCCCGTCGGAGCGCTCCTCGTCGCGCGCGAGCGCTCCCCGCTGCTCGAAGGGAGCTTCGAGGACGGGGCGAAGACCTTGAGAGGGGCCGCTTGGAAGCGCGCCCTTCGGAGAGAAGACCGGGTCCTCGCCGAGGGAGAGGCGCGGGAGGGGGGGACGCTCTTCCTCTCCGAGCCGTTCTATCCCGGCTGGGAAGCCCGCGTCGACGGAGTGAAGACCGAAAGACGGAGGGCTCTCGGAGCGTTCACCTCCGTCGAGGTCCCGGCGGGAGCCCGGCGCGTGGAGCTGCGCTATGCGCCGGGTTCCTGGCGCCTGGGGCTGGCGCTCTCGCTCTCCCTGCTCACGGCCCTCCTGAGCGGGCTCTGGCTGCGCCTGAGGGCGTTCTAG
- a CDS encoding sigma-70 family RNA polymerase sigma factor, which produces MQPTTDATSQYFKGIQKLIPVDREEMHKLWKRAKRGDREAKKRIMEANLRLVVPIAKKYHRQGTEFLDLIEEGNLGLMHAIDKFDPSKGYRFSTYASYWIEQSIRRAVEEQSKTIRIPPHAWEALRKWLREWEKMHAVLGRDPTLAEMAKKMHWTARQVRGVLDAAEAAKGIGSLENPIESDDDNLTVEDMISESTSQSPENLISILKLHDELQQALHEIGDRERIILELRHGLTGQAPMTLEEVGKRLKLSRERIRQIEERALLRLRRVAHRMGLIELSEPRSIGSPNLQPGWNAPKLRTDILGQIIPPGRVTADHPSPKTRKGKGGK; this is translated from the coding sequence ATGCAACCGACCACCGACGCGACCAGTCAATACTTCAAAGGCATCCAGAAGCTCATCCCCGTCGACCGCGAGGAGATGCACAAGCTCTGGAAGCGCGCCAAGCGCGGCGACCGCGAGGCGAAGAAGCGCATCATGGAGGCGAACCTCCGCCTCGTCGTCCCCATCGCGAAGAAGTACCACCGCCAGGGTACCGAGTTCCTCGACCTCATCGAGGAGGGGAACCTCGGGCTCATGCACGCCATCGACAAGTTCGACCCCTCGAAGGGCTACCGCTTCTCGACCTACGCCTCCTACTGGATCGAGCAGTCGATCCGCCGCGCCGTGGAGGAACAGTCGAAGACCATCCGCATCCCGCCGCACGCCTGGGAGGCGCTGCGCAAGTGGCTGCGCGAATGGGAGAAGATGCACGCCGTCCTCGGCCGGGACCCGACGCTCGCCGAGATGGCCAAGAAGATGCACTGGACGGCCCGCCAGGTCCGCGGCGTCCTGGACGCGGCGGAAGCGGCCAAGGGCATCGGCTCGCTCGAGAACCCCATCGAGAGCGACGACGACAACCTGACCGTCGAGGACATGATCTCCGAGTCCACCTCCCAGTCGCCGGAGAACCTCATCTCCATCCTCAAGCTGCACGACGAGCTCCAGCAGGCGCTCCACGAGATCGGCGACCGCGAGCGGATCATCCTCGAACTGCGCCACGGGCTGACGGGACAGGCCCCGATGACGCTCGAGGAGGTCGGCAAGCGCCTGAAGCTCTCGCGCGAGCGCATCCGCCAGATCGAGGAGCGGGCGCTGCTGCGCCTGCGCCGCGTCGCGCACCGCATGGGCCTCATCGAGCTCAGCGAGCCGCGCTCGATCGGCAGCCCGAACCTGCAGCCCGGCTGGAACGCGCCGAAGCTGCGCACCGACATCCTCGGCCAGATCATCCCGCCCGGCCGCGTGACGGCCGACCACCCCTCGCCGAAGACCCGCAAGGGGAAGGGGGGGAAATGA
- a CDS encoding tetratricopeptide repeat protein, with protein sequence MAKGWARQEAKRNEVAEVLERSSLWLRMHQQTAVWVGVGTAAALIVAATAVYRHFSAREDSWAKYAVAQSYAYSGQIPQAMELVKRLQEEHPGELAAGHARLLEGDIEFQQGRFKEAGETYQALLETARDKALIALAMADVGMTKEAAGDCRSAVDADQRFLDSYQDHFLAPQVHASMARCHLSLGEADKARAAYERIAFLYPDSSWAEWAKARLAPTKG encoded by the coding sequence ATGGCAAAGGGATGGGCGAGACAGGAAGCGAAGCGCAACGAGGTGGCCGAGGTCCTCGAGAGGTCGTCCCTCTGGCTGCGCATGCACCAGCAGACCGCCGTCTGGGTCGGGGTGGGGACGGCGGCCGCGCTCATCGTGGCGGCCACGGCCGTCTACCGGCACTTCTCGGCCCGCGAGGACTCCTGGGCCAAGTACGCGGTGGCCCAGAGCTACGCCTACTCCGGACAGATCCCGCAGGCCATGGAGCTCGTCAAGCGCCTGCAGGAAGAGCACCCCGGAGAGCTCGCGGCCGGCCATGCGCGGCTCCTGGAGGGCGACATCGAGTTCCAGCAGGGACGCTTCAAGGAAGCGGGGGAGACCTATCAGGCGCTGCTGGAGACCGCCCGCGACAAGGCCCTCATCGCGCTCGCCATGGCGGATGTCGGCATGACCAAGGAGGCCGCGGGCGACTGCCGCTCCGCGGTGGACGCGGACCAGCGCTTCCTGGATTCTTATCAGGACCACTTCCTCGCGCCGCAGGTCCACGCCTCCATGGCCCGCTGCCACCTCTCGCTGGGAGAGGCCGACAAGGCGCGGGCGGCCTACGAGCGCATCGCGTTCCTTTATCCCGACAGCTCCTGGGCCGAGTGGGCGAAGGCGCGGCTCGCGCCGACTAAAGGCTGA
- a CDS encoding adenine phosphoribosyltransferase yields MSARTVDLRAFVRDVPDFPKKGIVFKDITPMLADAKAFAAAVEEMCAPFEGGKIDLIAGIESRGFLFAAAMAARLGVGVIPIRKKGKLPCKTVAVTYALEYGTDTIELHEDAAPKGSRILVVDDVLATGGTAKAACELVEKLGAKVSGAAFFIELDFLKGREKLPGRVVHSALIY; encoded by the coding sequence ATGAGCGCCCGGACCGTGGACCTGCGCGCCTTCGTGCGCGACGTGCCCGACTTCCCGAAGAAGGGCATCGTCTTCAAGGACATCACCCCGATGCTCGCCGATGCGAAGGCCTTCGCCGCCGCGGTCGAGGAGATGTGCGCGCCCTTCGAGGGCGGGAAGATCGACCTCATCGCCGGCATCGAGTCCCGCGGCTTCCTCTTCGCCGCCGCGATGGCCGCCCGACTCGGCGTGGGCGTCATCCCGATCCGCAAGAAGGGGAAGCTCCCCTGCAAGACCGTCGCGGTGACCTACGCGCTCGAGTACGGCACGGACACCATCGAGCTGCACGAGGACGCCGCGCCGAAGGGCTCCCGGATCCTCGTCGTCGACGACGTGCTCGCCACCGGCGGCACGGCGAAGGCGGCCTGCGAGCTCGTGGAGAAGCTCGGCGCCAAGGTCTCCGGGGCCGCCTTCTTCATCGAGCTGGACTTCCTGAAAGGGCGCGAGAAGCTCCCCGGGCGCGTCGTCCACTCCGCGCTGATCTACTGA